Proteins found in one Arachis stenosperma cultivar V10309 chromosome 8, arast.V10309.gnm1.PFL2, whole genome shotgun sequence genomic segment:
- the LOC130945741 gene encoding uncharacterized protein LOC130945741 yields MKNLRNPWWETLIVKLMGCRISLPALTRRLEAMWSRQGSIEVIDLGNDFFIVKFFSKEDLDFALTGGPWKIMDHYLSIKFWKPDFNPEKAEIDKIAAWVRLPSLAIEYYEEQMLRRIGNIIGRTLRVDTHTTEKYRGKFVRLCVELDLTEPLVAQYAINGVRYLVEYEGIHNICFACGMVGHEKQRCPKKVQNEPPRSTKQQHARMNQEGERVENQQSREEDRGKKEKEISEKGKEVQEEQREAFGPWMIVQKTTRGRKTVKEGAGPVSGADGEISKNGMKVVNGTRFAILNDEEATNANDANINQNRPQQVEKSPNQNQKSANETSVSALPQPQKAQPNPDQDRLTLNKNLGQETHVSETSKTHPNKNNTSNICAQVSSPKSNPNTFEHNLEFDMEDSFVLETVNTNEEMEYNKEPEPPDLNSVNTELMVVAAKRVEEQLQQNKCVAFQCQSAGAGKQANQSAQEELAMDVDDARNGAEI; encoded by the exons ATGAAGAACCTCCGCAACCCGTGGTGGGAGACGCTCATCGTGAAACTGATGGGGTGTCGAATATCCTTGCCAGCTCTGACTAGAAGACTGGAGGCAATGTGGAGCAGACAAGGCAGCATAGAAGTGATCGATTTAGGCAATGATTTTTTCATTGTCAAATTCTTTTCTAAGGAGGACCTGGATTTTGCGTTGACTGGAGGGCCATGGAAAATCATGGACCACTATCTCTCCATAAAATTTTGGAAGCCCGACTTTAATCCGGAGAAGGCGGAGATAGATAAGATTGCGGCGTGGGTGAGACTTCCCAGTTTAGCAATCGAGTATTATGAGGAACAGATGCTTAGACGAATCGGGAACATCATCGGTAGAACCCTTAGAGTAGACACCCACACGACAGAGAAATACAGAGGCAAATTTGTGCGACTTTGTGTCGAGTTGGATCTCACTGAACCACTTGTAGCTCAATATGCCATCAATGGAGTCCGTTACTTAGTGGAGTATGAAGGAATTCATAACATATGCTTTGCATGCGGGATGGTCGGACATGAGAAGCAAAGATGCCCGAAAAAAGTTCAAAATGAGCCTCCTAGAAGCACTAAACAGCAACATGCAAGGATGAATCAGGAAGGTGAAAGGGTAGAGAACCAACAAAGCAGGGAAGAAGACAGGggtaaaaaggaaaaagaaatttcagagaagggcaaagaagtccagGAGGAACAAAGAGAAGCCTTTGGACCATGGATGATTGTCCAAAAAACTACACGCGGTAGGAAAACGGTAAAAGAAGGTGCAGGTCCAGTTAGTGGGGCGGATGGAGAGATAAGCAAAAATGGGATGAAAGTGGTCAATGGTACGAGGTTCGCTATTCTGAATGATGAGGAGGCTACGAATGCCAATGAT GCTAACATAAACCAAAATAGACCCCAACAAGTAGAGAAAAGTCCAAACCAAAACCAAAAATCTGCAAACGAGACATCTGTCTCCGCACTACCTCAGCCTCAAAAAGCGCAACCCAACCCAGATCAAGATAGACTAACACTGAACAAAAACCTTGGCCAAGAGACTCATGTCTCTGAGACATCAAAGACCCATCCTAACAAGAACAACACAAGCAACATATGTGCACAAGTCAGTAGCCCCAAAAGTAATCCCAACACATTTGAGCACAACCTGGAGTTTGATATGGAGGACTCTTTTGTTCTAGAAACAGTTAACACAAATGAAGAGATGGAGTATAATAAAGAGCCAGAGCCTCCGGACCTCAATTCTGTCAATACAGAGTTGATGGTTGTAGCAGCGAAGAGGGTGGAGGAGCAACTACAACAAAATAAGTGTGTGGCTTTCCAATGTCAATCAGCTGGAGCTGGAAAACAAGCTAACCAAAGCGCTCAAGAGGAGCTTGCAATGGATGTGGATGATGCCCGAAATGGGGCAGAGATATGA
- the LOC130946401 gene encoding transcription factor RAX2-like has protein sequence MGRAPCCDKANVKRGPWSPEEDTKLKEYIDKHGTGGNWIALPHKAGLKRCGKSCRLRWLNYLRPNIKHGEFSDEEDRIICSLYANIGSRWSIIAAQLPGRTDNDIKNYWNTKLKKKLMALLPTHHHNQQNPPPFFPYSSSSSSLHMTTDNNNNNHHHYYYYNTTTTTTTTTPPSMSFTTTAPPPSTSTNYYNYNTTIATSAIMSSLPFYQNQQQEQQQALMSPMQQYYPMFGSEGSCSSSDGSCSHGGREMKKEEMGFHHHHMFHHHEEQQQQPMVVDDDGINNNNQWTEKLDKWLFQTANPLDYDLEVIKQLVISSSSNDGLFSVDENKTIQESKPIIYNYKYSD, from the exons atggGAAGAGCTCCTTGCTGTGACAAGGCAAATGTGAAGAGAGGGCCATGGTCACCTGAAGAGGACACAAAGCTGAAAGAGTACATagacaagcatggaactggtggAAACTGGATCGCTCTTCCTCACAAAGCTG gTCTAAAGAGGTGTGGAAAAAGTTGTAGATTGAGATGGCTTAACTATTTGAGGCCTAACATTAAGCATGGTGAATTCTCCGACGAGGAAGACAGAATAATCTGCAGTCTTTATGCCAATATTGGAAGCAG ATGGTCAATTATAGCAGCACAGTTGCCAGGAAGGACTGACAATGATATCAAGAACTATTGGAACACCAAGCTCAAGAAGAAGCTCATGGCTTTGCTTCCGACTCATCATCATAATCAACAAAACCCACCACCATTCTTTCcctactcttcttcttcttcttctcttcacaTGACAacagataataataataataatcatcatcactACTACTATTACAacactactactactactactactactactccACCAAGCATGTCTTTCACTACTACTGCTCCTCCTCCTTCAACTAGTACTAATTATTATAATTACAATACCACCATTGCAACATCAGCAATAATGTCTAGTCTCCCTTTCTACCAAAACCAACAACAAGAGCAGCAGCAAGCATTGATGAGCCCCATGCAACAGTATTACCCTATGTTTGGGAGTGAAGGGAGTTGCAGTTCATCTGATGGGAGCTGTAGCCATGGTGGGAGGGAgatgaagaaagaagaaatggggtttcatcatcatcacatgtttcatcatcatgaagagcagcagcagcagcctatggtggttgatgatgatggtattaataataataaccagTGGACAGAGAAGCTAGACAAGTGGCTGTTCCAAACGGCAAACCCATTGGACTATGATTTAGAGGTGATTAAACAACTTGTTATTAGCAGCAGCAGCAATGATGGGTTGTTCAGTGTTGATGAAAACAAGACCATACAAGAGAGCAAGCCCATCATCTACAATTACAAGTACTCTGACTGA
- the LOC130943968 gene encoding alpha-L-fucosidase 1: MDNLNLPLRLILSFNLLLLLPCCCCCCSVAPPLPILPLPNAFQIQWQLSHMSLFFHFGLNTFTGQEWGSGHVHPSLFNPTNLNTTHWIHLAKLNGFNRVILTAKHHDGFCLWPSQYTNYSVRSSPWKAGTGDVLADLSAAAKLAGVDLGIYLSPWDRHEHCYGNTLLYNQFYLAQMTELLTRYGEIKDVFLDGAKGEGEKDMEYFFHTWFSLIHQLQPAAIIFSDAGPDTRWVGNELGLGASTCWSIYNSTLTPIGGVYNDPRYAAEGDPAGHEWVPALCDVSIRPGWFWHPSELPKSAINLLEIYYKSVGRNCHLLLNVPPNSSGLISPEDIQVLQEFTELRRSIFSNNFAINALLQASSTRGEGGGTCDSQFSPYNVLKEGIYTYWAPEEYQSRWILYINLQELVSFNVLQLQEPIQMGQRVSEFHLEALHQDGVWKRVTNGTTIGYQRLLLFPKVKSQHLKLVIDKSRADPLISYLGIYMDPVTIWSSIYDDTVLTSHFNATQVIHIITQDNSHTATSTATILEL, from the exons ATGGACAACCTCAACCTGCCATTAAGGTTAATATTGTCTTTCAACCTATTACTATTACTCccatgttgttgttgttgttgttcagtGGCTCCGCCACTTCCCATATTGCCCCTCCCAAACGCCTTCCAGATCCAATGGCAGCTGAGCCACATGTCCCTCTTCTTCCACTTCGGTCTCAACACCTTCACCGGACAAGAGTGGGGCTCCGGCCACGTCCACCCTTCCCTCTtcaaccccaccaacctcaacaCCACTCACTGGATACACCTCGCCAAACTCAACGGCTTCAACCGCGTCATCCTCACCGCCAAGCACCACGATGGTTTCTGCTTGTGGCCTTCCCAATACACTAACTACTCTGTTCGCTCCTCTCCCTGGAAGGCCGGCACCGGGGACGTCCTCGCTGACCTCTCCGCCGCCGCTAAACTTGCCGGCGTTGACCTCGGCATCTACCTCTCCCCATGGGATCGACACGAGCACTGTTACGGTAACACCTTGCTCTACAATCAGTTCTACTTGGCCCAGATGACTGAGCTACTCACTAg GTATGGAGAGATAAAGGACGTATTTTTGGATGGTGCAAAAGGAGAAGGGGAGAAGGACATGGAGTATTTCTTTCACACTTGGTTCTCTCTCATTCACCAGCTTCAGCCCGCCGCCATTATATTTTCCGATGCTGGTCCTGACACTAGGTGGGTTGGGAATGAACTTGGTCTTGGTGCCTCTACTTGTTGGTCTATTTACAACTCCACTCTCACTCCAATTGGTGGCGTTTACAATGATCCTCG ATATGCGGCCGAGGGAGATCCGGCTGGTCATGAGTGGGTACCTGCCCTCTGTGATGTCTCAATCAGACCTGGTTGGTTTTGGCATCCTTCAGAACTTCCAAAGTCTGCAATCAATCTGCTTGAAATATACTATAAGTCGGTTGGTCGAAATTGTCACTTGCTACTCAATGTGCCTCCAAACTCATCAGGTCTCATTTCACCCGAGGATATCCAAGTTCTTCAAGAGTTCACTGAACTCAGAAGATCCATATTCTCCAACAATTTCGCTATAAATGCGCTTCTTCAAGCCAGCAGCACGcgaggagaaggaggaggaacTTGTGATTCACAGTTTAGTCCCTACAATGTTCTGAAAGAAGGCATATACACTTATTGGGCTCCAGAGGAGTATCAATCAAGGTGGATATTGTACATAAATCTTCAAGAACTAGTATCCTTTAATGTTCTGCAACTACAAGAGCCTATTCAAATGGGACAAAGAGTGAGTGAGTTTCACCTCGAGGCATTGCATCAAGATGGTGTATGGAAGAGAGTTACAAATGGCACCACAATTGGATATCAGAGGCTTTTGCTGTTTCCAAAAGTAAAATCTCAGCATTTGAAGCTTGTTATTGACAAGTCTAGAGCTGATCCATTGATATCATACTTGGGGATCTACATGGATCCAGTTACCATTTGGAGCAGCATATATGATGATACAGTATTAACAAGCCATTTCAATGCAACACAAGTTATTCATATTATCACACAAGACAACTCTCACACTGCTACTTCAACAGCTACAAT ATTGGAACTTTAA
- the LOC130943970 gene encoding uncharacterized protein LOC130943970: MEAAPEQGERGSRTQMLTGTVLGIDHTDLFYRVCALCERTLSFPSGDDSDAPASSLCKFCHPHPASASSASKRLFRILMSVATETKVFSVICFDRVARVLFGCSADDFFHFAKLHPFCGVTVNEILEGEMFTMTLTKPLNGNARHLRLASAVPLSSTFQPIIQVLREYYTSSHTS, encoded by the exons ATGGAAGCAGCACCAGAGCAAGGAGAGAGAGGAAGCAGAACACAGATGCTAACAGGCACGGTTTTAGGGATAGATCACACCGATCTCTTTTACAGAGTCTGCGCTCTTTGTGAAAGGACCCTTTCCTTTCCCTCCGGTGATGATTCTGATGCCCCAGCTTCTTCCCTCTGCAAATTCTGCCACCCGCACCCTGCTTCTGCCTCCTCTGCCTCCAAAAGACTCTTCCGAATCCTg ATGTCGGTTGCGACAGAAACGAAGGTATTCAGTGTCATATGCTTCGATAGAGTTGCCAGGGTTCTGTTCGGTTGTTCTGCAGATGACTTCTTTCACTTTGCAAAGCTCCACCCTTTTTGTG GTGTGACTGTAAATGAGATTCTGGAGGGAGAGATGTTCACTATGACTCTAACCAAGCCCCTCAATGGCAATGCTAGACATCTAAGGCTTGCATCCGCTGTACCTTTGAGCTCTACATTTCAGCCCATCATTCAGGTTTTAAGAGAATACTACACATCATCACATACTAGTTAG